In a single window of the Amycolatopsis sp. cg5 genome:
- a CDS encoding VgrG-related protein, whose product MTGINLPWITATVVAGGRTLPEPVASRIERVVVDADLRLPGMFEIAFADYDGTALSQAGIEIGTAVEVWSNSLEQARQLRLITGEVTALEGLLHSSSITTVVRGYTTAHRLQRARRTRTFLNMTDSDIAVQLAVEAGLEPGLVEPTATAFEYLAQVNQTDWEFLTGRATEIGYELGVADGTFYFRPMSTVDRPATPVPVPLGHPKDLLGFRPRLTAGNLATGVEVRVWDPVRAEAIAVPATLASQAGAPFTPVEPGLGAVTGTTATRYLGPEPATTAFVVSDRPLATGSATRPAAEITARGLADQVGGTCAEAEGEAIGNAAIQPGVVLEVIGVQARFDGPWLVTRTTHVFDDSEYGYRTSFAAHGAQDRSLLGLTSRAVTRGRIDGVVCGIVSNCADPLAQGRVKAVLPWLSPSFETDWAPVVQFGAGARSGSCFLPEVGDEVLLAFELADPRRPYVFGGLVNDHTTWDLGAPAVAAGDVVRRGFMSGSGNGLVFSDELPPPPAAGPAATSAVRLGSTAGEVALSLDQVACTAALRCDPVPGTSAPPAGKLTIGSLSGQVTVSASPAGAVTIDGGAALVLKATTSIDIESQGVVTIKGLQIRLN is encoded by the coding sequence ATCAACCTGCCCTGGATCACGGCCACGGTGGTGGCCGGGGGACGCACGCTGCCCGAGCCGGTCGCCTCGCGGATCGAGCGCGTGGTCGTCGACGCCGATCTGCGGTTGCCGGGGATGTTCGAGATCGCGTTCGCCGACTACGACGGCACCGCGCTTTCCCAAGCGGGCATCGAAATCGGGACGGCCGTGGAGGTCTGGAGCAACTCGCTCGAACAAGCGCGGCAGCTGCGGCTGATCACCGGTGAGGTGACCGCGCTCGAAGGGCTGCTGCACAGCTCGTCGATCACCACCGTCGTGCGCGGCTACACCACCGCGCACCGGCTGCAGCGGGCGCGCCGCACGCGGACCTTCCTCAACATGACCGACTCCGACATCGCCGTCCAGCTGGCCGTCGAGGCCGGGCTCGAACCGGGCCTCGTCGAACCGACCGCCACCGCCTTCGAGTACCTCGCCCAGGTCAACCAGACCGACTGGGAGTTCCTGACCGGCCGGGCCACCGAGATCGGCTACGAACTCGGCGTGGCCGACGGGACCTTCTACTTCCGCCCGATGTCCACTGTGGACCGACCGGCGACCCCGGTTCCGGTGCCGCTGGGTCATCCGAAGGACCTGCTCGGCTTCCGGCCGAGGCTGACGGCGGGGAACCTGGCCACCGGGGTGGAGGTGCGGGTGTGGGACCCGGTGCGGGCAGAGGCCATCGCGGTGCCCGCCACGCTCGCGAGCCAGGCGGGCGCGCCGTTCACCCCGGTCGAACCCGGCCTCGGCGCGGTGACCGGGACGACCGCGACCCGGTATCTCGGTCCCGAACCCGCCACGACCGCGTTCGTCGTGTCCGATCGGCCGCTCGCCACCGGTTCGGCGACGCGGCCGGCCGCCGAGATCACCGCGCGGGGGCTCGCGGACCAGGTGGGCGGCACCTGCGCGGAGGCCGAAGGCGAGGCGATCGGGAACGCGGCCATCCAGCCAGGGGTGGTGCTGGAAGTGATCGGTGTGCAGGCCCGGTTCGACGGCCCGTGGCTGGTCACGCGCACGACCCACGTCTTCGACGACAGCGAGTACGGCTACCGGACGAGCTTCGCCGCGCACGGGGCGCAGGACCGGTCGCTGCTCGGGCTCACCTCGCGCGCGGTCACCAGAGGACGGATCGACGGGGTCGTGTGCGGGATCGTCAGCAACTGCGCCGACCCGCTCGCCCAAGGCCGGGTCAAGGCGGTGCTGCCGTGGCTGTCGCCGTCCTTCGAGACCGACTGGGCGCCGGTCGTCCAGTTCGGGGCGGGCGCGCGCTCCGGCTCCTGCTTCCTGCCCGAGGTCGGGGATGAGGTGCTGCTCGCGTTCGAGCTCGCCGACCCGCGGCGCCCGTACGTCTTCGGCGGCCTGGTGAACGACCACACCACCTGGGATCTCGGCGCGCCCGCCGTGGCCGCGGGCGACGTGGTGCGGCGGGGATTCATGTCCGGCTCCGGCAACGGCCTGGTGTTCAGCGACGAGCTGCCACCACCACCCGCGGCCGGTCCGGCGGCGACGTCCGCCGTCCGGCTCGGGTCGACGGCGGGCGAGGTCGCGTTGTCACTCGACCAGGTCGCGTGCACGGCCGCGCTGCGCTGCGATCCCGTGCCGGGCACGAGCGCGCCGCCCGCCGGGAAGCTGACGATCGGCAGCCTTTCCGGGCAGGTGACGGTGTCCGCGAGCCCGGCGGGCGCCGTGACGATCGACGGCGGCGCCGCGCTCGTGCTCAAGGCCACGACCTCGATCGACATCGAAAGCCAGGGCGTGGTGACCATCAAAGGGCTGCAGATCCGCTTGAACTGA